GCCATTAATTGTCTCCCGCtgtgcaggactgtgactctctgCAATGTGCAAGATGTTGTGGATGATTTGCACCTATGGAGACCCCAGTCGTGGTGTGGTGACTGACGGCACGCATACCCCTATTTTGACACCTGCCTGCCTTGCCGTAgaatacatcaacagaaagggctattttTGTACAGATATGCAAGCGTTGGTGGATTACTGGGGATGCTTCACTGCTATCAGTATGAGCTTGTCAGAGAAGGTGAATGATGTGTGCACCTTTAACAGCAGAGGACTTTTCAGAAATCTGCAAGCAGAGACATTCTTTCCTGAGTGGTGGATTACCTTTGGcaatattgaaatgccaatagtgattctgggacccagcctatcccttgctcccctggctcatgaagccattcACTGGCCACCTCAACAACACAAGGAAAGATTCCACTCacggctcagcaggtgcagaatgactctTGAATGTGCTTTTGTTAGATTTAACCATTGTAAGGAAAAACGCATGCAAACGCTTatctgaggtcccttccccttCATTGGGCTCATCCGTGCTCACCTGGAGGGACTGGCTAGACTGGGgcagtctcaaacaggtcctggcttgtgATATGGCTGGAGCCTCCTGCCGTGTCTCTTCCTccacctcactgttcacagcAGGAGTCTCTGTCTGGGGCTCCTCAGAGGTATCCATGGTGCTGTGCTGAGGGTGTCTCCACCAAGTAGGACGTGCAGTTTGTTGTAATAGTGGCTGGTCTCTGGCTCAGCACGAGATTGATCGGTCTCCCTGGCCTGGTGGTACGCCTAGCcaagttcctttgctttcatgcagcagtgctgctgatccctgtcatacCCCTTTGCCTGCCTCCTCCacgcaatctgctcatagatgtcctCGTTACTATGGCTGGTCCATAGCTGCACCTGCACAGCTTCCTCTcaccacaggcccaggagatccaatacctcCTATCTACCCCTGAGGCAGGATTGCATGCAGCCAGCATGGCTGGCTGGACGGTTACacagaaaaaggaagagaggCTAGGTGTGCTTGCCACTCTGGGCGATCaggaaaaagcattttaaaaacaagcaggAGGTTTGAAAGGAGACATGGGGATAGCTTCCAGTCTCCAGGACTCCAGGGCAGTGGAGTTTACAACGGAGACCAGCGCGGTTCATGTTGCAGGGAATGTGGCAttctgggacagctgctggaggactgttggGATCGACACAGGTCATACAGCGCCTACACTAGCTCTGTGCTATCCTCAGGAGGTTGACCATGGCTCCGCACTGTTTGGGGAGGTAGTTTTATTGCGTTGCCATGACAGGACGCGTGCGTCATCCAGAGCAATTTGGGCATAGAATCATGCGCAGATAGGTTGACGAAAAGCGGCTTGTGTCAACCTAAATCTGTAATGTAGATCAGCCTAAATAAAGATGATAATATTAAATTATTTAGGATCTAACAGAGATTGTATCTTCCTTTCTGTCCCTGATGCAGCCTTCAACACTTTGCGGCTAATCAGAATTCCTCCTGTATAAACTAcgggccaaattcacccctgcGTGTGTCGCCATTGATAGAGATGGAGCAATACCAGAAATGAATTTGGCCTAGTCAGTTACAATTCAAACTAAGAGTTCAAGAGGTGAATGACAGCAGCAGCTTTAACGTTTATTTTTGGTCCCCACGTCCTACAGAGAAGTTACAGTCAGTCACATTACCAAGGCCTTGCAGTTAAAAGAGGAAAAGATCTCATTAAATATTCAAACTAAATatgctttaaaatataaaatgctaaTCGTAAATTGGCTCGGGTTTTATGTTTTTGGAAGCAGAGACACAGCACTGCATTCTTAAGCAAAGATGATGCAACGGCCTCTCAAAGACTGTCAGTGCCCGGAGGAAAAAAGGCTGGCAGTGTTCTCCAAATGTGTTTACTTCCCCACAGGCATTGTTTCCTTGCTCGTGTCACATAGTTTATTGAGCACAGCTAATCAATGTTTCCGCTGACAAGAAAATTGGAACAGTTTATTTAGGAAGTCAGTGTTCAAGGGCAAATTTCCCAGTCCACAGAGTTTAGACCTGGGCTCCTTCCATGCAAGTGTCCCTAGTGAGAAACAGGTCCGCTTTCCCTTAAAGGCACCGGGATGCGATCCCACCGTGCCCCTTCCCCAGTACTCACCTAGTTTCCCACCAGACCCTTCCCTAACACACACCAGATTCCTTCTGCAGATGCCTGCTTCCCACAGCAGATCTACCTCATGGCTTACCAACCACTCCCCTGCTCCCTTGCCCTTAAGCCCTACTGTCCTGACCAGAATCCCCCCATGATTCATccgttaaccattggaacaacttaccaaggatcAGGGTGGTCTCtccatcagtggcaatttttaaatcaagattgatgTTTTGCTAAAATACATGCTTCTGCTtccaacaggaattaattcagggaagtcctatgaccTGTGTagtacaggaagtcagactggataatcataatggtcccttctgcccttataACCTATGAATCCTTATGAATCTTCTGGATGCCCctttcaatgatgattccctcaTTTTGTCTTCTGAGGGTGGTTGGCTGGTCCCTCCTCCAATCTGGCTTTTTAGATGGTGGCATTATTTCTCCCACCCCAAACCCAGAGCAAGAAACCAAATTCTTCAGGGAAAGCGTGGGGGTTCATGTCTTTTATAGGCAAAGCAAGAGGAGAATCCCATCCCAGTAAGTAGCATTTCCCTGTATTGAGGAACCCCCTAGGGCAGCTAGGCAGATGTTCCACGGTACAGAGAAAACTTGTCCATTACAGCTGGGGTTCCTTGCACTGATGAAATCACCAAGCCTGAAATAAGTAATCAAACAACAAATATGGCCACCTCTCACAGCCTATTTGATTACAACTCCCTGCTGTTAATAAAATGAAGCTGCATATAAAGCAGGGATATTTCCCACTGTCAACCCTTTTCCCTGTCAAGAGTGTGGGAATTCCTCTTTGTCCAAAGCACCTAAAACTAGAATGAGCCCTAGAAAACAGCATAAGGGTGCATGGTGCCTTGGCAGAAATTGAACTAGGTATCCTCATGGGAATTTTGTATGATGCATGTCTCAGCAGAAGTGTAAGTTTGGCTCTTGAGTCCTTCGACAGGACAGTGTTAGTTATATCAAggtttataaaacatttttcataagGTGGACATCTTGAGAGAGACACTGTCTCACGGACAACTTTCCTAGCATTGATTGTGTGAaccatctcccttccccctgaTAATCAAACATCTCTTTGGCAAAAAAGCAATGGCTTACCTGAAAAAGTGACGACAGGAAAATATTTGACatattttagcttcttttaaAGTGATTTAGCCACTGGAAACAAGGAGAAAAACTAACAACATGTGACCAGCCATCTCTATGGACTATTTGGAAACTGCTAGGGTAGCTATGTTGCATTGCAGTGTACTCTCTGAATTGGACTGAAGTCTGATTTTTCACATCACCCTTTGAAACAATCTAATGCTTTTACAAGCCTGTGTTGCTTCTTTCTACATACAGGAGATGTCCAAGTTAGGCCTTGGTGAAAACATAGACCTACACATCATGCAACTGCCAGTGGCTTACCGAAAAGCAAAGGAGCTTGTCTGCAAAATATGGGGGACTCTTCAACCACTAGTGAGTGATCATTATATAGCTGAATTCTTTCGGTTAAATTAAAATTGAACCAAATAATACAGTCTCTGTTCAGAAGGTGGATACAGCTATATAGTCAGAAAATAGGATAGAAAAGGAGGATAGAACTCCTGAGCGTGTGCCGAGAAGTAGGGTAGATGGACCAGAGAAACCTATTTGAACTTTAAAAATCTCTCCCTCTTTTCAGCACACAAAACAAAGGGTAATATCTTTCAACCACCTGAAGTGATAGTGAGCAATGGAATATAATTTTGTCCCTCTGAGAGGGACAAAATGGACAATCAGGTCTTTGAAGGACAATGCTGTGGAGTGTTTTCATAGTACAGCCACCAAGAATATTAGTGCCAaggattctctatatttttcaTTCTGTGAACCACTTCATCAGAGACAGAGCCCTTACGTGATCTCACTTTCTTCTCCCAACCTCCTACTGAGTGAAACAATATGAGAATCATTCTGTGGACCATCACCAAAGACTTCATGAGCCACTGGTGATCTACACCACTGGAAATAGTGATGCTTATAACCTTCATGAGGAGGGCCTTTCCCAAAAGAAGTCATTCAGTCGCTAGAATGGCTCCTGGCAGCTCTCAACAAGGATCTGATGGAGGGAAAGGGCCATTAGACAATCACCCAAAAGTGAACGTTAGCCAGACCATGGATGGACTCAGTGCCTGTTTATAGGAGTGTGAACTGTAACAGAGGTAGCTGAATGTGTGAACAAAGCCAATGTAGCTCTGGGCAAAGAGCAAAAGGGGTGAAGTGCTGGACTCTGACAGTAACTAAATTAAGCtcagaaaaacaaacatggaaaaATACATGGGGAGATTTTGGATGCACATCTGAGAAAGCATGGGTGTTGGAGGAATATTTCTCTCCTGTATCTAGTTTAGATGGGGGTGGTGCAGAGATACAGACCTCCTTTGGTTCCTTCACAGCAATCAGATGACAGCTGAAGAGAGCCTTTTACGGGCCGAACAAAAATCTATAGTACCTAGTCATCTATCTAGGTTCTTAGATGATGCTCATCATCAGGACACAAGTGTGTAGCCTTCTAGGATAGGATGACTGCTAACCATTTACTCACTACATATCAGTGTAAGAAATCTACCACATGAATGTTTGAGAAGTTTAAAGAAACAGCTATTATTCAAGAGGTGAATGTACGCTCCTTAGATACATTTTGGGCAACTGTTCAATTTGTTTTTTACTGAATCCccataaaaaaaatcttcctcttATAAAAGGAAATGAGATCAACACAGAATGTCAGGCTTTTTAACAATGTTTTTGTGGAATAAATTTGAATCAGTTGTATACATATCACCGctaggaaaaaatatttacacttttcaaaaaaaaatttagaaaacaaaaaatagttCATTATTGAATCTTGGGGTATTACATGGACTGGTAAAGTTGTAATTTTTTTATAGTTATGAAATGTCTATTTTACCACACTAAGGCATGTTCCTCTGAGTAGgcaaatttttaaatcaggagcaCTTAATGAGAATTAGGAACATAAATAACTTTTGCCTAATAGAGACGCATTTATCTGGTATCAAGTGATTAAATGGAACTTACATatagtgatgagcatggtataaaatatatatggtgcttaactataaaataaatagtCTTGACCTACAACCCATTGATAAACACAGATTTGGGGCTAAATCTTGCAATCCTTGTACATCCAAAACTTTTTATTTAATGAAGTTTTGGGTGTGCAAGAAACTCAGGATTTAAGCTCTAAAAGAAGAAATATAGCTGAAGTACAGGAAGTATCTCTTATTGCAGCATTTTCATCCAATAGagtatttgtcattttaaaatgaggcttttaaaaaaatccttctttgcTTAACTGGGAAAACTACTTATCTGGAATAAGAAGCTGCTGACTTTGATAGCTTGATTAAGAGGATTCTTTGTCCTGAGGGCAATGTCATCTGGAGTGGGTCTTTAAAACCTCCCCAAAAGTGTTACACAGTGTGAATGTCAGACAGGATTGGGGAGGTGCAGTTTAAAGTATCAACTAAAGCTTTATGATGAAAATTGGTGCAACTTAATGCACATACTAATGAGGGAATAGTTTAGCTTTTAACAATGGCGCTATATGCAGAATAGTGGAAAGAACTGCTGTAAGTTACAAAAGAACGCTGCATGTATCCTTGTGCTGAATTCCTGATCTGGCtagataaaacaaacaaaagtccaATTTTGTTCTACATTACAAAGGGTTATCTAAGTTTTCTGTAAAGAGGAGCTATAAGCAAGACACTCCACCTTGGAGCTGGTATTTCATAAACTGCTTGGCGCTATTGCActggatgtttttaaaaacaggtctgtcattttcatttcctgttattCACTCTGGTGGGGGCAAAAAAACAGCTTACTGTTCACATTGGACTCGCTTCATCCTCCAAAGCGATCATCATCCTTGAACAGTGTGGGAAGAACAAAGGCTACAAAGAGATGGATGTTTGTGGTTTTTGCCCAGAAGATGGCTGTTGTCTGTTAGATGGCCCAGAAAGGATTGAGTCTACAATTAATATGAAAACTCTCTGGAAAAACATTTCGGTGGAAGGGATTGATGTCATCTTTTCCAGAGATGCAGGAAGGTAAACACATTATTAGTGGGAGAGGAAATTAAAGCAGCTCATTTCACCTTCAAGAATCATTACAAGGACTTGCTCCCCCACCAATACATATATCTACTTAAAGTTAACAGTCACAGGCGTGAAAAGGACACGAGGGACTGAAAATTTAGACTGAAGATTTGCACAAAAAGTAAGGCCAATAGAAATGTTTCCTTAAATTTGTAAATTCCAGTAGAAacgatttttaaaacaaaatatgacAGTGACTCAAATTTTTCAGCACTGTGCAAGATAATGAGAAAGTGATTCTGACTAGCCACTGACTTCAATCCACTTTCATTGTCCAAATGGAGCGAGAGAAGCACAAAAGGTGAACGAGCAGCCTTCAGAGTaaacaaattgattttaaaactttttttcttaaaaaaaaaaaaaaggtgcctAGGGCAACTAAATTTTTTTAATGTGCTTCTTTAACCAatctttaaaacaacaaacaaaaacgaGGATTCTTGAAGGTCAAaattagtttgtttttattttcagactGTTTGGGTCTCGGAGTGATGTGATATAAGAAAAGGGAAGAATTTATCCAGGAAGTATCTTACACATACAACATTTTTTGAAATTGTGCTACTTTTATGtagggggatgggaagtggggctatagagtgtgtgtgtgtatacacagttGGGTAATTTTCCGATCTAATTTAGTTTATGAGATCTCACAAAACAACGCATGTATAAGGATTTTTATTTTGCAGTAGCTATTGAGTGGATGCCCATCAAATCAAGCCAACACTCAAGGAAGGTTTGTTTCTCaactgttttgggttttttttaaatttccattttttctaATACAAAGCACATAAACCAAATCTGGCTTAACTGCTTAAACTGTGTTTAATTCAATAGAAGTTTTGCTTTCCTtaattctgcttttttttttttaaatgtcatagGTACATCTGTGATTATACCTATTATACCTCTCTGTATTATGGTAATGGAAGAGCAGCTTTTATACATGTGCCGCCATTATCCAAATTGGTAACAGCAGACTTTCTAGGAAGAGCACTACGAATAATTATCTTAGAGATGTTAAAGCAATGTGGGGAAAAGAATGAATAAAAAGGATGGTTTACAGAAGACAGGCAAGTTTCTCAGAATACAGTAAAATTATTTTACCTTCCTCTGAGGCAACCcttaagatttaaaataaaacaaacccaaaaattACATAGCATGGGAGGGGGGAATTAAAATATGTTCTAAAATCCTACAATAACTTTATTTTAGCCATTTTTTCATTACATAAAAAACTTGAAAGTAAAACAAATTacaaacaaaggaagaaatgaaAACAATCTTTTAAGGGAACACCAGTGATTGGTGATTTATCTTGCTAATGGTAACAAATTTACTTCTGATTTAGTATACAAGGAAAAGTCTCAAGAAAATGGTATTTAAAAGGCTACCTTGCCCAAACCCCAAAGACTTGGGAAATGAAATGTCAAGatacaaagtgctttaaaaagcaCGTTGAAAGTTTGTTCCTGATGTCAGATATGCAGGTAGACTTCATACAGCTTACATAAAAAAACTGAGGTGATGTGCATGATTACAACCATACAAAATTACAACTTCATATACACACAAGGGAGAATTTTTCCCCTGAAGCCCAGAAGAATAGATCAGCCATACAAAAGCTCTCACTTGTGGATGAGAATCACATGCAATGCTCCCATCTTGTGGACCTTTAAAATCacccctccctcacacacacacacgcacagcagTTTACCTTTATGTGCCAAACTACTGTCCCCTCCTCAAAAACTCAGAGCTTTTCAGCAGTGACCCTTGCATTTGCTTTCAGGATGCATTAGCAGGAAGCACCTTTGAAAGGCTTAGTCAGCGTGTTTTTAGGGAGAGAGCTGTCTTTTGGCACAAAGGAGATGGTATCATTCATTGCTGGTATTGTGTGCCTGCGCATCAAAGCAGACTCTAAACGTCTTCTGATGAATTAGGGATTACAACCGAAAATGGATTTTTCCAATTTggcaacaaccaccaccaccgtTATTAAACTGGATTTCAATCACAAGAAAAGAACACttaccccatgctctaggtgtccatGCTGTAAATGAAAAAACTTATACATAGTATAGCATGGGGGAAAGAGACTTTGAGGTCAGATGGTCCCAGGCCATTCAGGGCTTTATAGATCAAAACCCAACAGCTTACATTCCCACAGGAAGGGCAACTCACGGAGCAAGGGCAACACCAGGGCTGCATGCGTTGTCATGGCAGACAATCCCATTTAAAAAGCAAGCTGCTGCATTCTACTCTAGTTTCAGCTTCTGGATGAATTTAAAGGGGTCATTTCTCAAGACAAGCATTGCTGGAATCCAGTCTCACACCAGATCATGGTAAGACGATCTGCACGCAAGAGGAAAGAATGACCTCTTAGCTACATGGATGGAAAGAGGAGTCTTGGTCATTGCTGCCCTTAGATCATCAAAAGCAGCTGGAAATCAAAGCAGATCCCTTGGTAACAACAGTGACATGCTTTCAGCCAAATCCTTTCACTGCTCTCATCCATGTCTCACGCACAGCCAAACACATTAAAATACACTTCCATACTACACTCTCTGGACTGGACAGGACAGAGGCATGAAGTAGGGTGTCACTGTTGCACTCAAAGCAGCTCAGCCCATATTCTCCTTGGTAACCTCACTAATGGCTTCACATACACGCTGAATAAGAGGGGAGACCAAACAGCCATGACATACCCTTCAAGAAACAGCCATTGGGGCAGGAGAGGAATCACCCAATTGGACCCTCTGGGATTTCTCCAAAGGAAAGATATAGAAACAACCTAAAAGCAGGCCAGCCCTCTCAGCCAGTACCATATCAACATCTCCTCAGTGACAAAGACAGCAGATAGATGTATCAGCACAGAGACCTGATCTTTATCCAACTCCAAGCTATGATTATCATGCCATTAAATGCAGTCTGTGTTGTAAACCCTGAATTACAAGGGTCAAATGAGTCAAAAGCATGAAGATACCAACAGCTGTCTTGCCATAACCTTTTTCATAGTCTTAGTAGAAAATGCACTTAGGTACTGGTTGATAATTAGACTGCCAGTGTCTAGAGATGGCTTTGAGCAGTGGCTGAACATATGCTTCCTTCAAAGAAATCAGCATCTTGCCTCCTTCAAAGGAGCCTACAACCTCCACAAATAAAGGACTCAAAGTCTTCTGGGGCTTCAACAATCAAGCTCAGTGACGCTGTCTGGAACTCGAACAGGGAAGGCCTAGCACTTAGACGCtaaaccagggattggcaacttttggcatgaggcctgggacggtttgtttaccggcAGCgaccgcaggttcagccaatcgtaGATCCCACtgccacggttcactgttccaggccaacgggggttgtgggaagtggcgcaggccgagggatgcgttggctgcccttcccacagaccccattggcctggaatggcgaactgcggtcagggagctgcaatcagctgaacctgcaggtaaataaaccgtcccggcccgccagtggatttccctagcaggccgcatgccaaaggttgccgatgcCTGCACTAAACAGATGTGATaccttaaataaaaataaaataaaataataaaaaaacccaccagaaaAACTGTAGGGGGCAGGCTATCAAATGTAGGAGAGGTGGAATTTTTAGTTTTCTGGGACTATACTTTCTTTGCTTAAGTTTGGGCTAGCAAATAACAAAAATCAGAAGACAGACAAATGCATacagaattattttatttaacttaaaTCATGTAGTACTGTAACTACTAGAAAAAAGCAGAGTAAGAGAAACTAAAGGAGCCTTAGCTTCAGCCATTCAAAATAGACAAAGTTTCCTTTTTTTCATAATGTAAAGAATCCGGAGTATATCGCAATAACAGGAATAAATTCTTACAACAGAATatacaaaaacattttgaaattttttatcATCTACTGattcattttaatataaacacaGGAATTTCTTTAGGAATAATTTATACACAGCAAGtcttttttaatgtaataaattGGCCATGTTAttactgttttaatttttttttaaaaaaagcttttttaaacaagaaaacttGATAAATGTTGTATTTGCAAATGCATCAGTTCCATAGCGCtttctagttttgtttttgtcccaGAGGTAGACATACTCTGGCCAATCCTTTCAACTCAAACCTCACTGGTTTAGAAAACAGAAAGATAATTCTCAAAGGCATCTAAACCATCCATAACCTTCAAAAGGTAGGGGAGGGGAAATGTTCAGTCTAatttggggggagaaggggaaagaaagatCTTCGGTATTCttacttaaataaaaataaatagggaCCCTTCCTTGTTCATCTCAACAAAGCTCTAATGATGCTAGATATCTACATAACTTGTATAGGCTGCACAAAACCATCGGATTTGAAGTGATAAGAAATCTGTAaacatagttttattttattcaatGATAACTTTGAAAACTGCCTTTCATCATGCTGTCTATTACGCAGTCACATCCTTCAACCCTGGCAACAATAAGAAAAACCGGTACTGAATAACAACTAAGACTGCTTAGCAGCAATACCTATTCTGTTTCCGTAACCAATGAGGTTCTTTCAATCCATTAACTGCACTATACAGTAAAGTGAAATGACCAGTTAAGATGATCCCACCCAAACCAGAGGGTTCTGGAAGACCAGGATACTGAAGATACAGAACATTTTCCCAAActctttatttaatttatttactgTACACCGGGACACAAAGCTTGGGGGGAAAGGGATGAACCATGAGTTGGGCAAGTTAATGATCCTTTTTGGCATATTATAAAGCTAGCTAGTAAACTGGtaccatcaaaaaaaaaaaccctgatcatatacaaacatacacacacacacacggacacagGAAAGTgcctttaaattattttataggCATTTATAAACtacaaacattttataaaattattCTATGTATTATTCTTCCATGTACTTACAAAATGcaatgaaacatttaattagTTCTTGTAAACCAGATCTTCGTCAACTGACTACCCGTAATCTACTGGACTTAAAAGCCCTATTGAAAATGCTAATGGATTACTAATCAACATAATGCATACAAAAAAGATGACCATTCGCACATGCACACATACTATCGATAGTCATATGGTACTTGCAAAACACACTGACTGAGAGCTGATGCACAGCAATTCATATTGACCAATGACCTCTGTAAACCTCCAATGAATTTACCTCCACAGCTGGGAAATTAAGAGGTTTATTTACAAGTACCAAATGATTAGAATGATGATGCCTGAGCCTTGATGCTGTCCCACATACCAAGCTCTGGAACGATCGCAAACTTCTGCCAAGCCCTGTGCCTGTGTGAATATGTATTTCCATCCTTTGTTCTCATCTCTCCTCACGACCATTCTCAATTCCAAGTGACCCGGTTGAGTTTCTTAAAAGCACAAACAAGTAATTTAAATGCCTTTACTCAGAACCACTGGTCTTCTGGACCGAGGGACTCGCTGAGCCCCTGACTACTCACAGTTCTGTATCT
The Lepidochelys kempii isolate rLepKem1 chromosome 10, rLepKem1.hap2, whole genome shotgun sequence DNA segment above includes these coding regions:
- the PGPEP1L gene encoding pyroglutamyl-peptidase 1-like protein; the protein is MDSNSNTVVVTGFGSFRQHLVNSSWEAVKEMSKLGLGENIDLHIMQLPVAYRKAKELVCKIWGTLQPLLTVHIGLASSSKAIIILEQCGKNKGYKEMDVCGFCPEDGCCLLDGPERIESTINMKTLWKNISVEGIDVIFSRDAGR